The following are from one region of the Poecilia reticulata strain Guanapo linkage group LG7, Guppy_female_1.0+MT, whole genome shotgun sequence genome:
- the fsbp gene encoding uncharacterized protein fsbp, which yields MPGKCKFQDSWLTKDAFKDWLVKDADDIHFARCRACCKSIKLQTMGEAALTSHAGGAGHKAAVRKLLEGVLIGDARQMNGNTNLVEKSKEQMALALQREALDRITGSDWSDLHQSPSTNSSSHNAELQDAAFPVAYFTVPGTSRTINHHLHPSDIKEEEVSRRLTPHDSVDFSRLELQQRTEALEQLDQMKILEWENRMKVLAWEQELVREKRKAARQKEKAFRMKKAYYKAKLKRLGEDVPPSSSSSGEEDEKISELNG from the exons ATGCCTGGCAAGTGTAAATTCCAGGATTCCTGGCTGACAAAGGACGCTTTCAAGGACTGGCTGGTCAAAGACGCCGATGACATTCATTTCGCTCGGTGCAGGGCCTGCtgtaaatcaataaaacttCAGACCATGGGCGAGGCTGCTCTCACCAGCCACGCAGGCGGAGCTGGCCACAAAGCTGCGGTCCGAAAGCTGCTGGAAG GTGTTTTAATAGGCGATGCAAGACAGATGAACGGCAACACAAATCTG GTAGAGAAGAGCAAGGAGCAGATGGCCCTTGCCCTCCAGCGTGAAGCTTTGGACAGAATCACAGGCAGCGACTGGTCAGACCTGCATCAGAGTCCCTCTACAAACTCCAGCTCCCACAATGCAGAGCTGCAGGATGCAGCCTTTCCTGTTGCGTACTTCACAGTCCCAG GAACCTCGAGAACCATCAACCATCACCTTCATCCGTCCGACATCAAGGAGGAGGAGGTCAGCCGCCGCCTGACCCCTCATGACTCTGTGGACTTTTCAAGACTGGAGCTTCAGCAGCGGACAGAGGCTTTGGAGCAGCTGGATCAGATGAAGATCCTGGAGTGGGAAAACCGGATGAAGGTACTTGCCTGGGAACAGGAGCTGGTCCGGGAGAAAAGGAAAGCAGCTCGACAGAAGGAGAAGGCCTTCCGGATGAAAAAGGCCTATTACAAGGCCAAGCTAAAGAGGCTGGGTGAAGACGTGCCACCGTCCTCCTCTAGCAGTGGTGAAGAAGACGAAAAGATATCCGAGCTCAACGGCTGA